GGGCCAAAGCAGACCTTATTAGGTGGTCTCTACTTGATCAGATGATGAGTAAGTTAACCAACCTGAGAGAAGTAATTTATACTAAATAAAGCTACCGTATGCACTTTAGAAGTTCACTTCTGAatttctcttcccttttctgAATTTAGTGCAGTAATTTTAAGTGAACAAATCCTTAAAGACACcaatgaaaatataaaatattaatcaATCTTTTGAAATAGGGATAAAGTGTTTGCTATGAAGATAAGTTCATCTTCAATCTAATTCATACACCTTAAGCCTAAAAAAACTTAGGTCTACAGACATCAATCTGTGAATAATGATGCAAACCCAACCAAGCTAATTAATCATTTTATACTCCATGCAGCAATGAGAATAGAAAAGAGTTGCATTACATATACTTGACCAGATTCTATGTTAGAGAGTCCTCAAGTGTATCACATTAGATAAAACTTTGGCACTAGTTAGACTTCAATTCTACGTAAGTAGAATTTGAGTTGGAAAGTGAATGAGTAACCTTACCTAAGCACATTTGACTGCTATATGTAAACGTGTCATACACTTCCTATTATGTAAAGAACAGAAATTCTTCACTCCAAGTTTTTATTATAGTCTGTGGCTCATAAATTCATTTTTACACTTTTCATCTCTGTAAATATTAGCATTCCTCTTGTACTATTTATTGGTGATGAAAACAGCTAATGTATTTCCGTTTTAGCTCATCTTTTTCCACAATACCTGTATTTTAGCAGTGGTCTGATGAACAAAAGATACTGCTGTTCTTATAAATCCCTGTCTTTTCTTACAAGTAATCTCATTTATATTTCTTTGTAAGATTACACCAGCTGCCTTAAGTCACCCTTAACATGAACAGGATTTAGTGGCATACAACACAGAAAAAGAGATTACTTCATACTACTGCACAATTacttaaaatatatttacatgtcagcaaaattgcttttttttcataaaaagagaaaaaattatttaatctATTAGGACGACATCCTATGGCTTGTTGGGAACTTTTATAGTCTGCATGTTTTACACCTGGTTTTCCAGTACATGGAGAATTTATATTGCTGTATTCTCCTGTCCCCTTGTTTAAATTACTTTATATCTCACTCTTAAAAGAAGTAGACATTTCTTTCAAAAAGGCTATTGAAACACAATAAAGACATTCATCACCTatttctgttgaaaaaaaaaaatcatgctaaTGCTTGAATATGCAAGTTTAGCTTTGGAAAGTACTACAGCAAGTACACTttgataaatattaaaaaaaaaaaaaaagaaaaaatagactGGGAGAACTATCCACTACTGAAGTGCAGTTTTTATACTGCTGTATTGGTTTCCAGGTCTTAAGATTGGAAACTGCACTTGGAGTTGTGCTCTCTGCTCTAGAAGTACCAAACAGCATTGCAGTGTTTTCCCAAATTTGCTTTTTTGTAGCAATTTGGAAGGCAATTTTGTTATTTGATAAGATGTCCATCACTAAATTCACCTGAACACACATACAAGCACCCCtcccaaacacacaaacacacacatacacacattgaTTTTACAAAAGTCTCATTGTTCTTAAGCAAGTAATCACAACACTGAAAATATTCTCCTATGTGTTCACTGATTTTCTTAAATGATTTGTCACCACTCTGCCACTCAAGGGAGATGGTTATTTCACTCTTCTGAGAAGCTAACTATGTTCAAAAGCAGCTAGATGAGGATGGTGATGTGatataaattccaaaagaaaaatgcattgtCCATCCATATAGCCGTCCATCCTGAGAAACTTCCACTGCCAAATTCTTGCTATTTGCCATTGGTCATGGGGTTCCCATCAATAAATAGAAGGTCAGTGCAACAATGAGGAGCAAGCAGAATGGAGAGGAGAAGGTCTGATAGGCAGCCGAAGGCATGAAAATATCTTCGTACTTGTAAATGCTGACAACGCGCTCTGACACGGGTGGAGAGTCGATATCATGACGAGTTATAGAACCTTTAGCAGGTAAGGGCAGAAAGAAATAACATCAGATGCAATTTCTTTCTATAACTCTGCTGAGGAAACAGGCAGGGAGGTAATTTTCAAACCTATGGAAGCATGCAATATTACACTGTCAGGGAGTACAAATGAAATTCAAGTAAACAACAAACATCCTTCAAACAAATTAAGAACTTCTAGTTATGAAGTTCTTCTAAATTCAGCTTTAAGAAGTGGGGATAGTAGATATATATCCAGGAAAACAAGACATGTCCTGTCTTTCTTTTTTAAGCCTCATGCTGTCAGAATTTtagttctttaaaaataaaagggtGGGGAGAGGGTGTGTCTAGTAAGAATCACGTAATTGAAGGACATTTATCAATTTTGGCACTTCAACTCAACTTCAAGTTGGTGAGATCAACTTACCCTGGATTGCTGGGCCCCAAGCAAACAGGTAATACCAACTCAAGTGCAAATCCACAATGGTTTCTTCTCGGGGAACGTAGACAGGGCGCTTGAATCGACACGTTACACGGTTGTTTTCAAAAACCCCCTCCTCATCCCTGGCAGGATTTCTCTGGATTTCTTTAGCCCACTGACCAACATTGTAGAAGTGCTGTATTCGGACTCTTCCGTTGTCATCATGAACACAAGCCATGACATCATCTCCTCCCTACAAGGTTAAAAAAATTCAAAGATGGAAAACAAAAGGGTCATTAAACACTTCCTCATTTATgtatataattttaattattcAAAGCTAATCAAGACCTGGGGTGCTCTTTCCTTCTTTCTAagttatatatacataaatacttGTATCCCTAATCAGGTGTCTTCAGTAAGATTGAAAAGCATGTTAAGTGGGTGGCAATAACTACATACTGTTACTCCCTGTGAATTCTCTTTTGGATCTTTCTAAGAGTTATTTTACTTAACATATATTTGTGGAATATGATATCACTCTGACATCACATAATTAATTGATCTGTGGAAGGCTGTTTTCTTTTGTCATTTGTGAAGTTCTGGCATACTGCTTCATAAAGTGTTGCAGTCTTGAATCCCTGATGTGTACAAAATCCACTGCATCAAATCATGGACAGAAAACCAATATATTTTAgtgagacaagaaaaaaaaacctacttCATATGAGAAAATAATAGCATTGATTACAGTAAGTGTTTTCTTATCTCTTCTCATGTTCACTTAGGGAACATCATTTCTCATAACTCTTATTTCTTATAAGAAATGTTGTAATAACAGAATACAATATACCACaggatacaaagaaaaaaaacaatcaaTATGTGCTTCTTCACTTAGCATAAGCAGCCACCAAAGAACCAAGAGACAGAAGGAAGAAGGAGCCACTTATTTGTAAAGGAAATTCATGGAAATACTAAAGGAGTTGCTGGAGTAGTTACTCAAGGTGGCTGACAGAGTGGTAGAACACAGGGATGAGCAGGAACTTCAGGAGCACTGTCTCGTAGAAGCCTTAGCACCAAGAGCCATCAGAGCACTATCCAAGCTGGAGGAGTGCCACAGCTATCAGTGCTGTATTAAACACAGGCCCTACTCCTCCCATATCCTTATGATACTGTCATACGGATGAAAGACATGATGCTTGCTACTGTGATCATCCCTTAGTTCTTTATTacaggaaaaagagaggaaaagtgTATTTCAGCACTATGGGAATATTGAATGGTGCATTTGTAAAAGATGTGCAAGAAGTGGGTGGAAAGAGGGGACAACTAGGTAAAACACATGCTTGAACAGTTTCTGCACCTTGGTGCTGCTGCAGACCTTTCCAGCCTCTGTCTTGAGACCATCACTGCTCTCCATAACTTATTTCCCAAGTTTAACTTTTATACATCTAAGCACAAATCCCTCATTCTTAAGCACAAAGAGGCAAAAATAAAGGTGTTTTTACACTGAAGGAAGAAaactaaaaaggaaagaaaaaggcattTTGAATCTCAGTTAACAGAATGACATTTCGAAATCCTGCCGAGACACAAAAGCCTGAAAGTGGAAAAGCATAATGTTACTTGAGACAAAGAAACAGGTCAtagaactttaaaaaaatctattgaGGAAAcaaaataggttttttttttccccttaatttcTAAAACTATCCAGGCCACACCATTTTGATCAGGGCCGCCAAAGCACAGCCCATTTCTCAGAGCTAAGCTGTTTTGACCCAGAGCCATTTTATCATCAAAGCCTGTGCATCCCAGGACACCAAAACATCCTGGAAGTTATGAAAAATATGAAGTTAGCAGGAGAGTGAGACAGGAAGAGAGAGGCTATCTGGTTAAGCCCAGCTGACTTATGGGCATTATATGATATGTGGAGCAAATTTGGAAGCAAAACCTTTTACTTTAcaattcttttattctttttaccAGAAGTTCAGACTTAACCTGCTGCTTGCTGTGCCTGCTTTCCAAGTGGCTGATGAGAGGAGGGCAGTGGGACCCTGGGGTCCACTGCAGGTACCTCAGAGGTACAAACTGGAAACACCAGCTGTGAGTGTGGGGACAGATACTTAGAGGTGCTGAGCTGCTTTGAAAACCCTGTTGAGTACCTGCATTGACAAGCTTCTAaactcttctcaaaatctggctGTAAAGCTGTTCTTTACACCAAAACCACAAACTGTTTCTTGTGACATGAACTGTTCTTTACGACACAAAAACCTTCTGTTGTCTTGTGTTTATTTACAGTGTCATATTAAAATATATGTAGTAATGACTGAGAAGCACCTGTCCTCACATTTTCTTTCTATTTCCCATTTTGGGTCaaatgatgccttaagttttagcttgcatatttttcagattctgtactgcattagtatataactttgaacttcatataaagtgttagcaaatTCTCTTCACAgcttagttagacaaaacaatccttttccagccaagAACattgttgcagcttcaggcccaaaaagtgtaaaCAAGAGTGAATTGAAGAGtgcaatctgggaggatgggacttcgtAAAACTTCTGTTAAGTCACTGCAAGTCTTCCAATTCATTTTTTGTGGGTCCTATCCCAGGACACCTAGTTCCTGTATTTTTTAAGACTGCTACTTTCAACACCACAAGAAACAGTCCTTTCTTTGACTTGTGATTTAGGACATAGGTCCAGTATTGTTCTATATACTCAGGAGAGTTTCTGTACATGAACACCGATATTATAAACAGCTTTTTAATCCTAAACATTTTAGTACGGATCACAGACAAAACATCTTTGCATAAGTCATCTATTGCCCACATTTTTTAAAGTCCACACATTACATGATTCTGTTTTGCTCACTGAAATTCAATGAAAAGTGaagcttttaaattaaaaaataaacacaggAATAAGCATAAAACAGAACCCAATAACAATCCAGAGGAGAGAGAAGAAATTTTAATAAGACTGCCTTCTTGAGTATAAATGTTTAAATTAGCAGGAGTCATTTTCTCACACATTTATGGCTTCTCCGGAACAACACATAGGtatgaaagaaacaaaaaaatttcccaagttaaacaaaagtgaaataaaaatttaTATTGCTGAAAGTCAGCTGATTTTCTCAAGAATAAAATTATTTGCTGTTCAGTTTATGATGTGTATTTTGCCCAAATTACACTGGCATAAAGCGCAACAGGACATTTCCATGTGAATTGGCTTATCCCTGAGGGCTTTTCTAATGAAAAGGCAAAAAGCTAGTGACATTCAAACATTCAGAGCTGAACTGAAATACTGTTGCCGTTCTCAGAGAAGAAGGGAAAGGAGATGTTAGGAAGGATGAAGCAGTTTTCTGTGAGGCAGTGCTCCCAGGGGGGCTACTGAATGGTGCTTTGTTTTCAGCGAGCCAGTTTTACCTTACGTGCTCTGTTTCTCACCgatcaaatatataaatgtacatAAACCATTTCTATCCCAGCATGTGAAAGTGTGTGTTTACTGCCAACATGAAAAGCTGTACATATCTTACCATTTTCTTGTCTGAGGAAAATCCCACTGCCACCCAGCCATCTGTGTCAGCACTCAACTCAAATTCAACATCAGCTCCAATTCTGCGGTAACTTAGAAAGTAGTCACAAGTCTCTGCATTGCATCCAGGCTTACCATACCTAAATGGAATTGGAAATATACATAActttttccttgaaatttcctgcTATGGAACTTAATTAAGGCTTTGCAAAAAAACCTAAAAGAATGTGTTTTGGCATAATGGCAGTAAAGCATATATTCTGCTGGACATAAAGTAGCATTAATTTTTTGCAAGTATTACTCTTTTAGTGTATAGTATTCAAACAGTACAGCAAACAATAACACAAAATATTACTGTTGACCTTCTTTGCTCTGTTTTTTGAAGTGCTTCATGAAAATACAAGAACTGTAGGTCCATAACTATGACATGTATTCTTAAATAAACTAATGCCCTCAAATAATATATGACCATAGCTTTATGGTCTTAAACAACAAACACTTATTAAAATTACTATGAAACACCAACCAGAGTCTCCAATATCATCAGTCAGCATCTGTAAACATAAAGGTATCTAGACTCTTATCTCAGACTGACCTGAAGCATCCCTTGGTTTTTCCACAGTCATCCACTCTGATTTTTGCGAATGGGTCCACAGGAGGAGCAGTAGGGAAAGGGTAACCTGTATAATCAGAATAAACCGttataaaaatacataaaatacaaGGACTAAAAATCAACAATACTAAAGAGCAGGTCTTCCAGTAGCATTTACTTTGCTGATAACTGAACTGTTCAGATGAGTGACTACTTTGTCATGTACAAAACCCACTGCTCAGATGGTCCTGGATCCGAGTAACAAAGTAACATAAATAACTGAAAACAAAACTTTTCTAAGGTTTCCTACATTCATCAAGGAGAGAGAAGAATGCTGGAGAGCAAAAGTTAAATATAAGGCAACAGGATCATGGACTGTTGCAGTGCACTCTCTCCTTGTGCACTCATAGTTCCCTCAGGAAATCCATAAGGGAACTGAAATCCCTAAGGGAACTTAGCCATAAATTACAGCATTAGGTATAAATGCAGGCAGGGCACCAGATGCAGAGCTGTAGGAATTGATACTGAAAAGACCTTGTAATACATCCTCCTTTATGAAGTAAAATAAAACACACATTGCAGTAAAAGGTAAGAGAGTATCAGGGCAGGGAATTGCCTGAAGTTATGGCCTTCAATCACTTGTGATGGCAGAGCCAGAAGAGCCAGACAGTGAGAGTTATGATTCCAAGTGATCCCTTCTGCTGGATTATAGTACCAAAGAAAAAGTGAGAAAGTTTATTAACAGACCTATTCAGCCTTGGCTTGTGGGAGCTGATGTCTGTTGCATAAGCACAGATATTTTAATAAGATGTTCCTTTACTTATCCATTTAAAAACGAAAGTGCTAGCTGTGGAACTAGAAAGTCCTCTGAAAACGCTTCATTGAGTAGGAAAAGTGCTTCATTGAGTGGGAAATGAACACTGCAGTTAGTTCCAGCGCCAGCACACAAATTTTGACCTACACAACTTAGGGCATTCAGGAGCCCTGATTTACTTCCCCAGATTTCTGACAATGGTAATGGAGAAAGTATGCTGTAAGCTGCAAATCACAGTTACACTAACTGTATCAAGGGCAGGTATATTACCCTGCATTAATAAGTTTGCAGAATTTCGCAGCAGCGTGTAGCGGTGCATTACTGAAACACGTGTCACAGGACATGTAATTTTCTCACTCCTTACTTATTTTCAAAACCATTGAACACATGGTTTTCCATGCAGCCTAGCCGCAAAAGCGGTGTTTAAACATTCCACCatttgtaaattaaaaaaaaaaaacccacaccaaaaaCGCACGACCACGCTGCTTCTTGACACTTTAGGGCATCGCACGTCCTTTCGAAGCCCTCACACCCCAGGACTCCTTTTTACGCCACCAGCCCGGAAAGCTTTGCAAGAGGGGAAGGCGAGGGGCCGCCGGCTGGCCCCGCTCTGCGGGGAGGCGACGgcccccggcccgagctcccGCCCGGGGGCACGCCCGAGCCCAGGGATGCCGTGTCGGGGATGCCGTGCCCGGGGATGCCCGCGGAGGGAGGCGGCGGCTCTGCGGGGAGCGGGGCAGGGCAACCGGACCCCcctgcggccccggccccgagcggcagcgccggctgaggcggccgggccggcggAAGATGGCGGCGGGCGCTGGCCTTCGTGCTGAACAGCGCTGCCACCGCTtcccgcccgccgcgcccgctcccgcccgccccggcccggcccggctcggcccggcgCTCCCTCCCGGCCCGGGCCCCtcgcccgccgcgccccgcccggccccgccgcccggcccggccgccgccgcacCCTCCTCGGAGAGGTAGCGCAGGTCGTAGAACTCGCTGGCGAAGGTGCCGTACGAGGAGTCGTGGTGCCGCGCCGCCTCCTCGCCGTGCTCCCCGCCGCCCGCCTCTCGCCGCCCGCCGCCCTCCTCCGCCGGGCTGGCGGCGGagccggccaggagcagcagcagcagcggcaccaGCCGCCGCCGAGCGCCGCGGCTCCGCtccgccatggcggcggcggcggcggggcggggaggcggcggcgcccGAGCGCGGCTCCGCGGGAAAGCGGGGGCGGCGGCCGGGCGGATCCAGCCCCGGCACCGAGGGACCGCGGCGGTGGGCGAAGAGACGGCCCGGGAGGGTGCTGGGGGGAAAAGGTGTCGGGGCGGCGTGTGCCGGGGATGAGCGGGGGAGCGGCGAGCGCGGGAGAGGGATGCACTGAGAGCGGGATACGCCAGGAGAGGGATGCGCCGGGAGCGGAATGCACCGGGAGCGGGATGCGCGGGCGGTCACACGCACAGCCCGGGCAGCACGGAGCCCTCCCGCAGAGACCGGCGCTGACAGGTTGCGCGGTTGTGGCCTTCCCTGGATCACTGATTTCCCGCATCCCACGGCGCGCCCCACCCAGCAGAAACCCCGCCGGCCGCGGACACGTCTCGCACAGGCCGGGCACAGCCGTCGAGGGGCAGTACCCAGCCATCCCTGGCTGCCCCCGTGGCCTCGATTCACTAAAGCCTCTTGGCATGTGCTTCAGGAGGATGTGATAAATCCTGCTCAGTAATTGCCGGGGAAACTTAgctgttttcacttttttttttttttttaaatttaatttattttattattatgattattatttctaatgacttctgGGATGGGACTGGAGACACAGCACGACTTAACATTCTTTTCAGGTAAAACCCCATGGCAGCTAGCGTTCGCTATCTGATTGCATGTTCTTGCTTAGTATTTTATGCAATGTAACTGCAGAAATAACAACATACTCCAAACCTGGCAGGACTGAAGGAATTCCCAGGTTGCCCCAAAATTGTCTTGGGCTCTGGTATCTGAAGCTGGACTTGCAACTAGGTATCCACGAATTGATGGAGGAACCATGGCCTTTCATCCCTTGCCTTACTTGAGTTTGGATTGCTGTCTTTTGGTTATagctataattttatttttgtgtttttacGCATGGTCACACTTCCTCCTCTGAGAGTCTGGAATAAAATTTGGGAAGACAtcggggggagagagagagagagaaagaagaacGCACAGCAGTCTGTAATATTCTGGAAATTAAAATAACCctccatttaaatattttctatttgTAGTATCAGTGACTGCACTGAGTTACTTTTTGATGGGGCACTGAGGCTGCCCAAGACCTGGGCATTAGGGATAAGTTCATTCCCGTGGGCTGAGCAGTGACTTGTCACACTGGAGTGTGCTCAGCCCCATCAAGTGGAGGATGTTGATTTACATCTCCATGGTTTAGTCTGGTGGAGTAGCATGGTATTTCTCGCTGCAAATAGAGGAATAGCCACACAGAGGAAGAAAATAAGTTGCAAAAATAATACCAGTTGCATGCAAATTCAACATGTTCCACAGTAGCATATGGAAAAAGCTATAGGAAAGCAACAGCAAGCTCAACTGCAAAATACTGAGTCCCTTCTCCCTGCCCCACTGAGCATGGCAATCTTTAGCAGGCTAGTggaaaacaagcaaataaatgGCAATAGAAAAGCCGTTATGAATCAGGCTAACAGGAAAGTAAGGCTGAAGCTTCTTCTTTCTGGCAATAATTAACTTTGATGAAGGCCCCCCATCTCCCTTTTTGAAATAGCTAGCCGAGGGTTGTGGTGCCTGTGAAGAAGCATTTGCTCAGCAAGGGAGCAGCTGTCAGCTGCATGCTGGTTTCTCCTCCCTGGGAACAGGCTTTAGCACACTGTGATATGGGCAATGCTTCACAGTTATCATAAACACTTAGGATATTTGTCATGTATTGTTTGTGCCTACATGACACCTATCATTTTAAATCTGGCAGCTGAGATATCTCTCTGTGATTACAGCGGAGCTGCACTGATTTTCTGAAGTGAAGATATGGCTAAGAGACTGACTTTCCTCCTAGTAAATCcttaaaaattaaaactaaaatatTCCTGAATTTTTTGTTGCTTAGTAGAAGCTCTTGTGGTTGTCTGAAGGTCATCCCTGTCTCAAAAATGGGTTGCTCAGGGAAGCCACATCACACTGAGACAGGTGGAGCTCTAATGAATACCTTCAGTTTTCACCAGACAGAAAGGTCTTCACTGCAACTAACAGCACTGCCAGCAGTACTGCAGGAAAAATCCTTATCTGATTAAGTAATTGATGTTGtcataaaaaaaaaagcattagcAGAAAGAGCCCAAACTGCAATTGTGTGAGCAGCCTTAACCCTCAAATGCCTGAACTCTCTGAATGCCACATTTCTCAGCTTGCATGTGCTTGTAATGCCCCTCTCAGAGGAGACACAAACAAGCAATTTGAGTACCACAGGTTGGAAGTCCTCTGGCAGCAGGAGTCCTCTTACTTTTGCTGAATTAGAGATGTGAGCATTTCCACCACTTCTTGCACCATTGCCTCCTGCCTCAGGGGAACCTAGCAGTCAAATTCTTTGGATGGTTAATTGCTCTAGCTCGGGCAATTCTGTGGTGCTAGCATTCAGCCTGTGGGTGTCTTCCCAGAACTGGAGACCAGACTTATCCCCATCTTATCCTTGAGGCTCACTGTGCCTTCTTTCTTGGCTGTTTTTGTCATTCACAGTACACCTTTCCCCTGGAGGCTCATGCTTTTTGGAGCCTTTGGACTAGAAATTAAAGTTTCAATAAGTCTCAGTTTATATAAAagacattcagaaaaaaaaatcgtAGTTCTCCTGGTCATTTCCATCCAATCAACATATACTAAACAATTAGTATGTATCCATCAGTGCTGACTGAGAAAACAACTGCTGAGACAGCAGTTTTCTTATAGTAAATCTGTAGTAACCTGAACCAGAGTTTGTAATTCATATGCAGTTTTCTCAACTCTTACAACACTCTTGTTCAATGTGGGGTATATATCTACTCTACAAGTCATTTATCTTGGGCTCTCCTTTATTAAACAACAATAAATTGAGAAATTGTTGAATCATAAGTTTTCATTAGTAGTCATTTATCCTGTGCTCTGGTTAACCATCTGGGACTCTGCAGAAGCATGCTTGTGGTGTTAGTTACTCAGACTAAGACACGGGAGAAAAAATTGTTGGAATTTCTTGCAAGCAGAGCTTTTTCACAGCATACAAAACAGAATGATGATGGGAAATATGTCAAATGACAATAGACGAAGCACATTTCCTATGAGAAAAGTGAAAACTAAGTGACTGCCTTAGAAAAACCAAAGCATTACAAAGGAAACAGATGTGTGCTATTTCTGAAAGCAGCTCACTAAAGAGATGAGTGAGCTTTTTGAAGGCATGGTATTGCTTCAGATCTTCTGGAGAAAGGCAAGAAAATATGAACTCTAAATATGCTATCATCCAAATAAAAACTGCATTAGATCCGTAGATCATCtgttgctcagcactggtgaatttttcattttctgctgTCACTGAGTTATGTATCTGGTCTTGCTTCAAGTATCTGGTCTTGCTTCAAGAGTGATTGTGCCATTACTGCCCACAACagcactctttctgtaaaattaaTCTAATGTAGGAAAAAACAATGTCTCCAAGCTCTTTTGCACAAGCATAACATACACCAATCTAAAGACTAAGCCCAGAACTAAATCAGCATGAATTTTGCTTCAGTAAGCACTATGGACCCTTTCCAAGGTATATTAAAACTGAAGTTTTGttactttgtttgtttgggtgtttatatgtgtgtgtgttggtTTCCATCAAGTAGTTTATAACTTTTCTCCCAATACTGCATTTTTTAACCTTCTGGCACTCTTTGCTACCCCAGCTGGAATGCAGTTCTGGGAGGTGTATCTACCCTGAAAATCAGATCTACCAGATGGTGGCACAACCTGCACCAGGATGCTCTAGAGCAAaatgtttcactttttttttaacaagtcCTCATTACAAAGAGGTTATTTATAGTGTTATTCTAATAAGgagccaaaacagagcagcctTTTATTAGAACTCGCAATGAAGGGCATTACACTGAGGCCTCCCTGTGCATAAATATCAGTTACTTACTGTGCAAAAGTTGGCCTGGAGAGCAGAAAAATCCAGCTTGTATTAGCAAAGAGTTCATTTGGGTAGGAAAGTTTTAAAGAGTTTAAGCAGCATTAATTCAATTAATTCTACATGTGACAATGTCATTTTATTCTAATTATTCAAGAATtcagaaatggggaggggggtgaAGAGAAACTGTTCTCTTCTGAGACTTCatctgaagaattaaaataaaagtgCTGTAAGTTTGACTGTTGGAAAATAACCTTTTAAAACAGCCTTTCCCCAGGCCAAATACAGATATCACCGAGtcaaaatagtaataataataataataataataataataataataataataataataataataataataataataataataataataataataataataataccctATTTTCTAGGTGAATATAAGTAAGTGGGTGAGAGAAGGCAGCAGAGGAGCTCCTTTTGGCTCAGCGCTGTGCAGTGAAGGTGCTTTCTATATGTCCCGGCATCTTCAGCCAGGGGATCTGAGGCACATCGGTCTTGGCCCCTCCTGGGCACAGGCTCCTGGAGGGTATGCTTTGTTTCAAGCAACCCATGAATAAATTCCGGGATTAGGGCTGTTTTCTCTGGCTCTTGGAGTCGTTGGAGTGAGGTTGAAGATCAGTCCCCAGGTTCTGGGAACATGCTCCAAGTCTGGCTTAGGGATGGGGCATCCCGGTCACCCGCTGCTGCTTCTGGTGCTGCTGGCCCCCTGCCCAAACACACCCAGCTCTCTCTACCCTGATTTTTGGGCTTGTGCTGCAGGACAGGtgccttctctctctctccccccgcAAATGCAATAACGCGTTGCGTTCCAGCC
The sequence above is drawn from the Melospiza melodia melodia isolate bMelMel2 chromosome 1, bMelMel2.pri, whole genome shotgun sequence genome and encodes:
- the FRRS1L gene encoding DOMON domain-containing protein FRRS1L, producing MAERSRGARRRLVPLLLLLLAGSAASPAEEGGGRREAGGGEHGEEAARHHDSSYGTFASEFYDLRYLSEEGYPFPTAPPVDPFAKIRVDDCGKTKGCFRYGKPGCNAETCDYFLSYRRIGADVEFELSADTDGWVAVGFSSDKKMGGDDVMACVHDDNGRVRIQHFYNVGQWAKEIQRNPARDEEGVFENNRVTCRFKRPVYVPREETIVDLHLSWYYLFAWGPAIQGSITRHDIDSPPVSERVVSIYKYEDIFMPSAAYQTFSSPFCLLLIVALTFYLLMGTP